In one window of Tenacibaculum mesophilum DNA:
- a CDS encoding PorP/SprF family type IX secretion system membrane protein: MRKIVIILSVVFSSVKLAAQEVELPQYVSHLADNPFLISPTYAGIGTGLQVRLNGVSQWIGVKDAPDTQSLTVEARIADTFGGGITLFNDKNGYTTQKGAKLSFASHLTLSDFHDSFLSFALSYSFTQFGIDTSENNSGQTVSNRTLNNSNFDVGLLYRYERFSISANIMNILNKEIEDFQTGEPEVLRKYVLFTSYTFTKLSRNFELEPSMLVEYREADKRSRTDMNIKARRGIRDGYVWAGLSYTFLNDQFFQPNAIAPLLGLKKNNLYMSYGFSINMNKTQDYNYGTHMITLGFDYERRPSLARCTQKMIMF, from the coding sequence ATGAGAAAAATAGTAATAATTTTAAGTGTAGTATTTAGTAGTGTAAAACTTGCTGCACAAGAAGTAGAATTACCCCAATATGTAAGTCATTTGGCAGACAATCCATTTTTAATTTCCCCAACCTATGCAGGTATAGGAACAGGTTTACAGGTTAGATTAAATGGAGTAAGCCAGTGGATTGGAGTTAAAGACGCACCCGATACACAATCATTAACAGTTGAAGCACGTATCGCAGATACTTTTGGTGGAGGAATCACGTTATTTAATGATAAAAACGGGTATACCACTCAAAAAGGAGCAAAATTGTCATTTGCAAGTCACTTAACATTAAGTGACTTTCATGATAGTTTTCTATCGTTTGCTTTAAGTTATAGCTTTACGCAATTTGGTATTGATACATCAGAAAATAACTCAGGACAAACAGTATCAAACAGAACTTTAAACAATTCAAACTTTGATGTAGGTTTGTTATATCGTTACGAACGATTTAGTATTAGTGCAAACATTATGAACATCTTAAATAAAGAGATAGAGGATTTTCAAACCGGTGAACCAGAAGTACTAAGAAAGTATGTGCTTTTTACATCTTACACCTTTACGAAATTAAGCAGAAACTTTGAGTTAGAGCCATCAATGCTAGTAGAGTATAGAGAAGCCGATAAACGCTCTAGAACAGATATGAATATTAAAGCAAGAAGAGGAATTAGAGATGGATATGTTTGGGCTGGTTTAAGTTATACGTTCTTAAATGACCAGTTTTTTCAACCAAATGCTATTGCACCATTACTTGGTTTAAAGAAAAATAATCTTTACATGTCGTATGGTTTTAGTATCAATATGAATAAAACACAAGATTATAATTACGGAACACACATGATTACACTTGGGTTTGATTATGAAAGAAGACCAAGTTTAGCACGTTGTACACAAAAAATGATCATGTTTTAA